The Deltaproteobacteria bacterium DNA window ACTCGCGCGCCCGCATCCGCCGCCGCGCCCGCGCGAGCGCCCGCGGGAGCGGCCGCCCACGCCGCGCGACCGCCACGCCGCCGATCGTCACGTCGACCCGCGCCTGGTCGATCGGCACGCCCGCGTTCCCGGCCGCCATCACGAAGCGCCCCCAGTTGGGATCGCCGCCGTGGAACGCCGCCTTGCAGAGCATCGAGTCGCCGATGGCGCGCGCCACCCGGCGCGCGCCATCGGCGGAGCGCGCCCCGCGCACCACGATCTCGACCACGCGCGTCGAGCCTTCGCCGTCGAGCACGACCAGGCGGGCGATCTCGCCCAGCACCTCGGTCACCGCTCGCGTGAGCCGGAGGTGATAGCGCGAGCCGGCGGCGACTGTCCGGTTGCCGGCCGCGCCGCCCGCGAGGAGGAGCACGGTGTCGTTGGTGCTCGTGTCGCCGTCGACCGTGATCGCATTGAGCGTCGGGGCCACCGCGTCGTGGAGCGTGCGCCGGGCGGCCGCCGCCGCGACCCGTGCGTCGGTCACCACGAACACGAGCAGCGTCGCCATGTCGGGCGCGATCATGCCCCCGCCCTTGCCGAGCGCCGCGACGGTCACGGGCCGGCCGCCGAGCCTGAGCCGCCGCACGGCCGTCTTCGGGAACGCATCCGTGGTGGTGATCGCCTGCGCGGCCGCGGACAGGCCGGCGGGCGAGAGCGCCGCGACCGCCGCGCGCACGCCGCGCAGCAGCCGCGGCCGGTCGACCTGCACACCGATACGCCCGGTCGCGCCAGGCGCCACCTCGCCCGGCACGCACCCGAGCAGGCGCGCCGCGAGCGCCGTCGACACCTCCACCGTGCGGAGCCCCTCGGCCCCCGTACACGCGTTCGCGTTCCCCGCATGCACCAGCACCGCCGCCACCCTCCCCCCCGCCACCCGCCGCCGCGCCACCCGCACTGGCGCCGCCGGCGCCCGATTCACCGTGAACACGCCGGCAGCGACCGCCGGCGGCTCCGCAACGATCAGTGCGACATCCGGCCCCCGCTCCTTCATCCCGCACCGCACACCAGCGAACCGAAACCCGGGCACGCGGATGCGATGCGCGCCGCGCGCGAGCCTCACCGGCCCGCGCCCGGCGGGCGCCGGGGGTGCCCCCACCGCGACCCCCGCAGGCCCATGCGCGCGCACACGGCCGGCGGGGGGGCGCCACGGCCCCGAGGCGCGCACGGGCCGAGGATCGGGAGCGGAGGGGGCACCCCCGGCGCCCGCGGGCCGCGCGTGAGCGTCACGCTCGCCCGTGGCACTTCTTGTACTTCTTCCCGCTGCCGCACGGGCAGGGATCGTTCCGCCCCACCTTCTCCGCGTCGCGCCGCACGGTCTCGATCTTCTCCGGCACCGCCGGACCGCCGTGCGAGAGCCGCACGCGCGTCGCCTGGCGCTGCCGCCGCTCCATCGCCTCGATCTCGGCGGGGAGCGGCGCCTCCTCGTCCGCCACGCCCTCCACGCGCACCACCGGCCGCGCACCGGCGGCCTCGGTGCGGAGCTGCACGCTCATCAGCTTCTCGATCACGTCCGCTTCCATGCGCCGGATCATGTCCTCGAACATCTCGTACCCCTCCTTCTGGTAGGCCTGGAGGGGGTTCACCTGGCCGTAGCCGCGCAGTCCGATGCCCTCCTTCAGGTGATCCATGTTGAGGAGGTGGTCCTTCCAGAGCGCGTCGAGCGTCTGGAGCATGATGAGCTTTTCCAGGTGGCGCATGATGGGCGCGCCGAAGGTCGCCTCGCGCTGCTCGTAGACCTTGCGCACGCGCTCGACCAGCAGGTTCTGAAGCGCACCGGTGCGGACGCCGGCACGCTCCTCCTCGGGCAGGTTGAGCCGGAAGTTGAACTGCGCGAAGACCGCGTCGTCGATCGCCTTCCAGTCCCACTCCTCGGAGGCCGTCTCGGCGTCGGCGTGGGCGGCGATCAGGTCTTCGGCGATGCCCTCGGCCAGCTCGAGCACGTCGTCCTTCAGCTCGTCGCGCGAGAGGAGGTGGCGCCGGCGCGTGTAGATCACCTCGCGCTGCTTGTTGAGGACGTCGTCGTACTCGAGGAGGTGCTTGCGGATGTCGAAGTTGTGCGCCTCGACCTTCTCCTGCGCGTTGCGGATGGCACGCGTGATCAGGCGGTGCTCGATCGGCACGCCCTCCTCCATCCCGAGCCGTTCCATCATGCCCTGCATCCGGTCGGCGCCGAAGATGCGCAGCAGATCGTCCTCGAGCGAGAGGTAGAAGCGCGACGAGCCGGGATCGCCCTGCCGCCCGCCGCGGCCGCGCAGCTGGTTGTCGATGCGACGCGCCTCGTGCCGCTCGGTGCCGAGGATGTGGAGGCCGCCGGCAGCGACCACCAGCTCCCGCTCCTCGGCGCAGACCTGCCTGTACTTCTCGAGGATGTCCTTGTAGCGCGCCTCGTACTCCTCCGGCGCCTTCTGGAGCTGCTCACGGATCTCCTCGACGGCGGCGACGTACTTGGCGCGGTCCGCCTCGTAGCGCCGCTCCGCGGCGCGCAGCGCCTCCTCGTAGGGTCCCTGCTTCTCCTCGTGCAAGCGTTCCGCCTCGACGTAGTCGTCTTCGGCGGCACGGTACTCGGCGCGCAGCGGCTCGAGCTCGCCGTTGCCGGCGCCGTTCCCGGCGTTGCCCTTGACGAGGAGGGCCAGTTCCATCACCGAGAGCCCGCGCTCGTACTCGGAGCGCCGCTCGTCGAGCTCGCGTCCGGCCTCGTCGGTGCGGGCTCCGCCCTCCTCCCAGGCGGCGAGCGCCGCCTCGTAGCGCGCGCGCAGGTCCTCGAGCGCCGAGCGCTCGCTCGCAACCGCGCCGCCGCCCTCGGCGCCGAGCAGGGTCGCCTCGAGCTCCTCCTTCGCGCGGCGGTAGCGCGCCGGGATCGGGTCCCGGTCGCGCACGGCGGGGATCAGCTCGACCGAGCTCACCTCCTCGTAGCGCGCGCGGATGGCGCGATAGGGGGAGAGCTCGAGGATCTTCCGGTGCGCGTCGGTCAGGCGCCGGAGCGCGTCGCCGCGCCGCTCCTCGAGCGCCGCCAGCTCCTTCTGGTACTTCGCCCCGGCGCGCTGCACCTCCTCGTCGTAACGCTCGCGCAGCGTGCGCAGCGCGTCCTCGTAGCGCTCCGCCTTGCTGCCGCCCTCGAAGCTCCCCGCGCGCCGGATCCACTCGTTCTCCATCTCGGAGCGCGCCAGAAACTCCGGGTTGCCGCCGAGCAGGATGTCCGTCCCGCGGCCCGCCATGTTGGTCGCGATGGTCACCTGGGCATGACGACCGGCCTGGGCGATGATGTTGGCCTCGGCCTCGTGGTTGATGGCGTTCAGCACGTTATGCCTGACGCCGTCCTTCTTCAGGAGCTTCGAGACGCGCTCGGACTTCTCGACCGAGGTGGTGCCGACGAGGACGGGCTGGCCCTTGGTGTGGCACTCCTTGATCTCCTCGACCACCGCGTCGAACTTCTCGCGCTCGCTCTTGTAGACCACGTCGGGGTGGTCGACGCGCCGCATGGGCTTGTTGGGCGGCATGACCACCACGTCGAGCTTGTAGATCTTCTTGAACTCGACCGCCTCGGTGTCCGCCGTGCCCGTCATGCCCGCGAGCTTGGTGTACATGCGGAAGTAGTTCTGGATGGTGATCGTGGCGAGGGTCTGGTTCTCGCGCTCGATCTTGACGCCCTCCTTGGCCTCGACCGCCTGGTGGAGGCCGTCGGACCAGCGCCGGCCGGGCATCAGGCGCCCCGTGAACTCGTCGACGATGATGACTTCGCCGTCCTTCACCACGTAGTCGACGTCGCGCTTGAAGAGCGTGTGGGCCTTCAGGGCCTGCGTCACGTGGTGGAGCACGTCGATCTGGCTCGGGTCGTAGAGATTCGAGACCCCGAGCAGGCGCTCGCACTTGGAAATGCCCTCCTCGGTGAGCACCGCCGAGCGGTGCTTCTCGTCGATCGTGTAGTCGGTGTCCTTGCGCAGGCGGGGGATGATGCGGTCGACGACGTAGTACTTGTCGGTCGACTCCTCGGCCGGCCCCGAGATGATGAGCGGCGTACGCGCCTCGTCGATCAGGATGTTGTCCACCTCGTCGACGATCGCGTAGTTGAGCTCGCGCTGGACGTACTCGTCCAGGCTGAACTTCATGTTGTCGCGCAGGTAGTCGAAGCCGAACTCGTTGTTGGTGCCGTAAGTGATGTCGGCGCGGTAGGCCGGGCGGCGCTCGATGGGGCGGAGATGGAGGAAGCGGTAGTCCTTCGGGATGTAGGTCGGGTCGAAGTGGAAGCTCGTGTCGTGGATGATCGAGGCGACCGTGAGGCCGAGGTAGTGGTAGATGGGCCCCATCCACTGGACGTCACGGCGGGCCAGGTAGTCATTGACCGTAACGAGATGGGCTCCCTTGCCCCCGAGCGCGTTCAGATAGAGCGGCAGCGTCGCGACCAGGGTCTTGCCCTCGCCGGTCTTCATCTCGGCGATCTTCCCCTGGTGGAGGACGATGCCGCCGAGCAGCTGCACGTCGAAGTGGCGGAGCCCGATCGTGCGCCGCGCCGCTTCGCGAACGTAGGCGAACGCTTCGGGCAGGATGTCGTCGGGCGTGACCTTCTCGTCGGCCAGGTCCGCGCGGAATTCCGCGGTCTTCTCCGGGAAGGCCTCCGCGGGCAGGTCCTGGAGCTTCGCCTCGAGGTCGTTGATGTCGTGGACGATCGGCCAGAGACGCCTGAGCGTGCGCTCGTTGGCGCTCCCGAAGACGCGGGTCAGGAAATTCGGCATGGGGAACGCAGTATTGTCGTCGTGGGGTTGGGGGAGGTCAAGGCTCGACGGGCCAGCCACTCACCTCGACGGATCTCGGCTCGACCTCCTTCGATGGCGCCGCTCGACCCTTCTTCCATGCACCGTCGGTCTCACCGCTCGATCCGCACCGCCGACTCGAGCCGGGCGCCCAGGAAGCGCTGGCCGATGCGGACGAAGCGGTCCGGCACGTCGGTCACGAAGAAGCTCGCCGACCCGGCCCCACGCTGGCGCTCCAGGCCTTGTCCGCCCAGCAGCTCGGCGACCGCGCGCGCCGTCTCCTCGGCCGAGTCGATGAGCACCACCCGCTCGCCCATCGCCTCGGCGATCAGCGCCTTGAGCAGCGGATAGTGGGTGCAGCCGAGGACGAGCGTGTCGATGCCGCTCTTCTTCAAGGTCGCGAGGTAGGTCTCGACGACTGCGCGCGGGATCGGCCCCTCGACCCAGCCCTCCTCGGCGAGCGCGACCAGGAGCGGGCACGGACGCGTGTATATCTCGAGCCCCGGGCGGAGCGCGCGCAGCGCCGCCGTGTACGCGCCCGAGGCGATGGTCCCCTCGGTGCCGATGACGCCCACACGGCCGTTGCGGGTGCGCGCGGCCGCGGCGCGCGCACCCGGCTCGATCACGCCGATGACCGGCACGGGGTAGCGCGCGGCGAGCGCAGCGAGGGCTACGGAGGAGGCGGTGTTACACGCGACCACGAGCAGCTTGACGCCCTTCGCGATCAGGAAGTCGACGTTCTCGATGCTGTAGCGGGTGACCGTTTCCGCCGACTTGGTGCCGTAGGGGTAGCGGCCCGTGTCGCCCAGGTAGACGAG harbors:
- the secA gene encoding preprotein translocase subunit SecA; translated protein: MPNFLTRVFGSANERTLRRLWPIVHDINDLEAKLQDLPAEAFPEKTAEFRADLADEKVTPDDILPEAFAYVREAARRTIGLRHFDVQLLGGIVLHQGKIAEMKTGEGKTLVATLPLYLNALGGKGAHLVTVNDYLARRDVQWMGPIYHYLGLTVASIIHDTSFHFDPTYIPKDYRFLHLRPIERRPAYRADITYGTNNEFGFDYLRDNMKFSLDEYVQRELNYAIVDEVDNILIDEARTPLIISGPAEESTDKYYVVDRIIPRLRKDTDYTIDEKHRSAVLTEEGISKCERLLGVSNLYDPSQIDVLHHVTQALKAHTLFKRDVDYVVKDGEVIIVDEFTGRLMPGRRWSDGLHQAVEAKEGVKIERENQTLATITIQNYFRMYTKLAGMTGTADTEAVEFKKIYKLDVVVMPPNKPMRRVDHPDVVYKSEREKFDAVVEEIKECHTKGQPVLVGTTSVEKSERVSKLLKKDGVRHNVLNAINHEAEANIIAQAGRHAQVTIATNMAGRGTDILLGGNPEFLARSEMENEWIRRAGSFEGGSKAERYEDALRTLRERYDEEVQRAGAKYQKELAALEERRGDALRRLTDAHRKILELSPYRAIRARYEEVSSVELIPAVRDRDPIPARYRRAKEELEATLLGAEGGGAVASERSALEDLRARYEAALAAWEEGGARTDEAGRELDERRSEYERGLSVMELALLVKGNAGNGAGNGELEPLRAEYRAAEDDYVEAERLHEEKQGPYEEALRAAERRYEADRAKYVAAVEEIREQLQKAPEEYEARYKDILEKYRQVCAEERELVVAAGGLHILGTERHEARRIDNQLRGRGGRQGDPGSSRFYLSLEDDLLRIFGADRMQGMMERLGMEEGVPIEHRLITRAIRNAQEKVEAHNFDIRKHLLEYDDVLNKQREVIYTRRRHLLSRDELKDDVLELAEGIAEDLIAAHADAETASEEWDWKAIDDAVFAQFNFRLNLPEEERAGVRTGALQNLLVERVRKVYEQREATFGAPIMRHLEKLIMLQTLDALWKDHLLNMDHLKEGIGLRGYGQVNPLQAYQKEGYEMFEDMIRRMEADVIEKLMSVQLRTEAAGARPVVRVEGVADEEAPLPAEIEAMERRQRQATRVRLSHGGPAVPEKIETVRRDAEKVGRNDPCPCGSGKKYKKCHGRA
- the argJ gene encoding bifunctional glutamate N-acetyltransferase/amino-acid acetyltransferase ArgJ, with protein sequence MRLARGAHRIRVPGFRFAGVRCGMKERGPDVALIVAEPPAVAAGVFTVNRAPAAPVRVARRRVAGGRVAAVLVHAGNANACTGAEGLRTVEVSTALAARLLGCVPGEVAPGATGRIGVQVDRPRLLRGVRAAVAALSPAGLSAAAQAITTTDAFPKTAVRRLRLGGRPVTVAALGKGGGMIAPDMATLLVFVVTDARVAAAAARRTLHDAVAPTLNAITVDGDTSTNDTVLLLAGGAAGNRTVAAGSRYHLRLTRAVTEVLGEIARLVVLDGEGSTRVVEIVVRGARSADGARRVARAIGDSMLCKAAFHGGDPNWGRFVMAAGNAGVPIDQARVDVTIGGVAVARRGRPLPRALARARRRMRAREFTIALDLHLGRGEGRILAADLSVAYVRFNAEYTT
- a CDS encoding glutamate racemase; protein product: MASRDDAIGIFDSGVGGLTVLHALLAALPREDLVYLGDTGRYPYGTKSAETVTRYSIENVDFLIAKGVKLLVVACNTASSVALAALAARYPVPVIGVIEPGARAAAARTRNGRVGVIGTEGTIASGAYTAALRALRPGLEIYTRPCPLLVALAEEGWVEGPIPRAVVETYLATLKKSGIDTLVLGCTHYPLLKALIAEAMGERVVLIDSAEETARAVAELLGGQGLERQRGAGSASFFVTDVPDRFVRIGQRFLGARLESAVRIER